In Streptomyces longhuiensis, the following proteins share a genomic window:
- a CDS encoding ABC transporter permease, which yields MTVTAQPPAPAVDPDKAGGTRLVDRVFKMRELAILLVFLVMIGVTQAGNTEFLSEQGIKDLLLNATILVLVATGQALVVITRNVDLSVGSTLGITAFAAGDFLHGGGNSVVAIVLAVALGVGCGLLNGALVSLGQVPALVVTLGTLYVIRGIDSIWVGSRQITASDLPGGYVDFGSGGISAVPYLALIALAVLIAVAYYLRHFGGGRELYALGSNPEAARLAGIPVRRRILAAYTACGALAGLAGALYLARFGNVDSATGNGYELTVVSAVVVGGVAFTGGSGSVYGAALGALLLTSINSVLPALGVSSVWVLAINGVLLVLAIAVDRVVALRVAKALKKRNARHG from the coding sequence ATGACCGTCACCGCGCAGCCGCCCGCGCCCGCCGTCGACCCCGACAAGGCCGGTGGTACCCGGCTCGTCGACCGGGTGTTCAAGATGCGTGAACTCGCCATCCTGCTGGTCTTCCTGGTGATGATCGGCGTCACCCAGGCCGGCAACACCGAGTTCCTCTCGGAGCAGGGCATCAAGGACCTGCTCCTCAACGCCACCATCCTCGTCCTCGTCGCCACCGGGCAGGCGCTGGTCGTCATCACGCGGAACGTCGACCTGTCCGTCGGCTCGACGCTCGGCATCACCGCCTTCGCCGCCGGTGACTTCCTCCACGGAGGCGGCAACTCCGTCGTCGCGATCGTGCTCGCCGTCGCCCTCGGCGTCGGCTGCGGGCTCCTCAACGGCGCCCTCGTCAGCCTCGGCCAGGTACCGGCCCTCGTCGTCACCCTCGGCACGCTCTACGTCATCCGCGGCATCGACTCGATCTGGGTCGGCTCGCGGCAGATCACCGCGTCCGATCTGCCGGGCGGATACGTCGACTTCGGCTCCGGCGGCATCTCCGCGGTGCCGTATCTCGCGCTGATCGCCCTCGCCGTCCTGATCGCGGTGGCGTACTACCTGCGTCACTTCGGCGGCGGGCGCGAGCTCTACGCGCTCGGCTCCAACCCGGAGGCCGCGCGCCTCGCCGGCATCCCCGTGCGCCGGCGGATCCTCGCCGCGTACACCGCGTGCGGAGCACTCGCCGGGCTCGCGGGCGCCCTGTACCTGGCCCGCTTCGGCAACGTCGACTCCGCCACCGGCAACGGCTACGAACTCACCGTCGTCAGCGCCGTCGTGGTCGGCGGCGTCGCGTTCACCGGCGGCTCCGGAAGCGTCTACGGCGCCGCGCTCGGCGCACTCCTGCTGACCTCCATCAACAGCGTGCTGCCCGCCCTGGGTGTCAGCTCGGTGTGGGTGC
- a CDS encoding sugar ABC transporter ATP-binding protein — MREPPVLAVEGLDKSFGAVRALHGVSLQLHAGEAHALAGENGAGKSTLIKTLAGVHRPDAGTVLIDGEPVTLHGPADARDAGIAVIYQEPTLFPDLSVAENIFMGRQPRRSLGRIDHRAVNAAAAALFARLGVDLDPEQPARGLSIADQQIVEIAKALSFDARVLIMDEPTAALTGSEVARLFAVVRTLREQGSAILFISHRLEEIFELCQRVTTLRDGALIASEPVEGLTEDDLVRRMVGRDLDELYPKQATDIGAVALSVRRLTREGVFTDVSFDVRRGEIVGLAGLVGAGRSEVARAVFGIDRRDAGTVEVDGRALVNGAPSTAMAAGLALVPEDRRAQGLVMGMSIERNIGLTGLRTTARAGLMDRGAERSRSLDWAVKLQVKYARIADAVGTLSGGNQQKVVLAKWLATGPRVLIVDEPTRGIDVGTKAEVHRLLSGLAADGVAVLMISSDLPEILGMADRVLVMHEGRLTAEIPRTEATEESVMAAATGRAA, encoded by the coding sequence ATGAGAGAGCCCCCCGTCCTGGCCGTAGAGGGACTCGACAAGTCCTTCGGTGCCGTGCGCGCCCTCCACGGCGTGTCCCTGCAGCTCCACGCCGGAGAGGCGCACGCCCTCGCCGGAGAGAACGGCGCGGGGAAGTCCACCCTCATCAAGACGCTCGCCGGGGTCCACCGGCCCGACGCCGGCACCGTGCTCATCGACGGCGAGCCCGTCACCCTGCACGGACCCGCCGACGCCCGCGACGCCGGGATCGCGGTCATCTACCAGGAGCCCACGCTCTTTCCGGACCTCTCCGTCGCCGAGAACATCTTCATGGGGCGCCAGCCCCGCCGCTCCCTCGGCCGGATCGACCACAGGGCGGTCAACGCCGCGGCCGCCGCGCTCTTCGCGCGCCTCGGCGTCGACCTCGACCCCGAGCAGCCCGCGCGCGGCCTGTCCATCGCCGACCAGCAGATCGTGGAGATCGCCAAGGCGCTCTCCTTCGACGCCCGGGTCCTGATCATGGACGAGCCGACCGCCGCGCTCACCGGCAGCGAAGTGGCCCGCCTCTTCGCCGTGGTGCGCACCCTGCGCGAACAGGGCTCCGCCATCCTCTTCATCTCCCACCGCCTGGAAGAGATCTTCGAGCTCTGCCAGCGCGTCACGACGCTGCGCGACGGCGCCCTGATCGCGAGCGAACCCGTCGAGGGCCTCACCGAGGACGACCTCGTACGCCGCATGGTCGGCCGCGACCTCGACGAGCTCTACCCCAAGCAGGCCACCGACATCGGCGCGGTCGCCCTGAGCGTGCGCCGGCTGACCCGCGAAGGCGTCTTCACCGACGTGTCGTTCGACGTGCGGCGCGGCGAGATCGTCGGCCTCGCGGGGCTCGTCGGGGCAGGTCGCAGCGAGGTCGCCCGGGCTGTCTTCGGCATCGACCGCCGGGACGCGGGCACCGTCGAGGTCGACGGCCGCGCGCTCGTCAACGGCGCCCCCAGCACCGCCATGGCCGCCGGACTCGCCCTCGTGCCCGAGGACCGGCGCGCCCAAGGCCTCGTGATGGGCATGTCGATCGAACGCAACATCGGGCTCACCGGGCTGCGCACGACCGCGCGGGCCGGGCTCATGGACCGCGGGGCCGAGCGCAGCCGCTCACTGGACTGGGCCGTGAAACTCCAGGTCAAGTACGCGCGGATCGCCGACGCGGTCGGCACCCTGTCCGGCGGCAACCAGCAGAAGGTCGTCCTCGCCAAGTGGCTCGCCACCGGCCCCCGCGTGCTGATCGTCGACGAGCCGACGCGCGGCATCGACGTCGGCACCAAGGCCGAGGTGCACCGGCTGCTGTCCGGACTCGCCGCGGACGGCGTCGCGGTGCTGATGATCTCGTCCGACCTGCCGGAGATCCTCGGCATGGCCGACCGCGTACTCGTCATGCACGAGGGCCGTCTCACGGCGGAGATCCCGCGCACCGAGGCGACGGAGGAGTCCGTGATGGCGGCGGCGACGGGGAGGGCGGCGTGA